In Vibrio alginolyticus NBRC 15630 = ATCC 17749, one genomic interval encodes:
- a CDS encoding NAD(P)-dependent oxidoreductase, with the protein MEKQRVAFIGLGVMGYPMAGYLSKAGFETKVYNRTKAKADKWAEEYQGVACETPREAAEGCDIVFTCVGNDDDVRSVVYGEEGILVGLKADAVLVDHTTTSADLAVELAEACVKYGNHFIDAPVSGGQAGAENGVLTIMCGGEQSIFDRVSPAMDVYAKQMTLLGENGQGQRCKMVNQICIGGVLQGLSEALLLAQKSGLDIAQVVETLKHGAAGSWQMENRANTMAEDKFDFGFAIDWMRKDLGFCLQEAERVGLELPLTKKVDEQYADLQRDGLGRMDTSVLIKAVAKNQ; encoded by the coding sequence TGATGGGATACCCAATGGCTGGTTACCTAAGTAAAGCGGGCTTTGAAACCAAAGTATACAACCGCACAAAAGCGAAAGCAGACAAATGGGCTGAAGAATACCAAGGCGTAGCTTGTGAAACACCACGTGAAGCGGCGGAAGGCTGTGACATCGTTTTTACCTGTGTGGGTAATGATGATGACGTTCGTAGCGTTGTTTACGGTGAAGAGGGCATTCTGGTCGGCTTGAAAGCGGACGCAGTGCTAGTCGATCACACGACCACTTCTGCAGACCTAGCGGTTGAGCTGGCTGAAGCGTGTGTTAAGTACGGTAATCACTTTATTGATGCGCCAGTTTCTGGTGGTCAAGCGGGCGCAGAAAATGGTGTTCTAACCATCATGTGTGGTGGTGAACAAAGCATTTTTGACCGTGTGTCTCCGGCGATGGATGTGTACGCGAAGCAGATGACGCTACTGGGTGAAAACGGTCAGGGTCAACGCTGTAAGATGGTAAACCAAATCTGTATTGGAGGCGTTTTACAAGGTCTGAGTGAAGCTTTGTTGCTAGCACAAAAATCAGGCTTGGACATTGCTCAAGTTGTAGAAACACTTAAGCATGGCGCTGCAGGTTCTTGGCAGATGGAAAACCGCGCAAATACGATGGCTGAAGACAAGTTCGATTTTGGCTTCGCTATTGATTGGATGCGCAAAGACTTAGGTTTCTGTCTGCAAGAAGCTGAGCGAGTGGGTCTAGAACTTCCACTGACTAAGAAGGTGGATGAGCAATACGCAGACCTTCAACGTGATGGTTTAGGTCGCATGGATACATCAGTACTGATCAAAGCGGTAGCTAAAAATCAGTAG